One window of the Xenopus tropicalis strain Nigerian chromosome 10, UCB_Xtro_10.0, whole genome shotgun sequence genome contains the following:
- the LOC116408021 gene encoding serine/threonine-protein kinase mig-15-like, whose amino-acid sequence MMQKVSGHRNTVEYYSSMIYATPESRQLWCVMEYCCGGSIYDLKKVYKSIPEHGIQYISREVLEGLNYLHEKCIVHRDIKCMNITLTYPAVVKIIDFGLAAQLRSPDDTIRGACGTSYWMAPEVIACKYNRYCTYGLKCDIWSFGITAIEMAEGKPPYYRVPDAASLIYRCEPPRLYDRYNWSESFEDFLALCLVKSPDRRPTAKMLLNHSFIKQQPMADSMENWLMEYISTMYWNAEWYGPENAQ is encoded by the exons ATGATGCAGAAAGTTTCTGGACACAGAAACACTGTTGAATATTATAGTTCCATGATCTATGCCACTCCAGAGTCAAGGCAGTTATGG TGCGTTATGGAATATTGTTGTGGCGGATCTATATATGACCTGAAGAAAGTGTACAAATCCATCCCAGAGCATGGAATTCAGTACATATCCAGAGAAGTGCTAGAG GGCTTGAACTACCTACATGAGAAATGTATTGTGCACCGTGATATCAAATGTATGAATATCACGCTAACCTATCCAGCCGTAGTTAAGATAA TTGATTTCGGGCTGGCTGCACAGTTAAGAAGCCCAGATGATACAATCAGGGGTGCCTGTGGAACAAGTTATTGGATGGCGCCAGAAGTTATTGCGTGCAAATACAATCGATACTGCACATATGGCTTAAAG TGTGATATCTGGTCGTTTGGCATTACCGCCATAGAGATGGCTGAAGGAAAGCCAC CTTACTATCGTGTGCCTGATGCAGCGTCCCTCATTTACAGATGTGAACCGCCCAGACTATATGACCGATACAATTG GTCTGAAAGTTTTGAGGATTTCCTAGCGCTGTGTTTGGTAAAATCACCTGATCGAAGACCTACGGCCAAAATGCTTCTCAACCACAGCTTTATAAAGCAACAACCAATGGCTGATAGCATGGAAAATTGGTTGATGGAATATATCAGCACTATG TACTGGAATGCTGAATGGTACGGCCCAGAAAATGCCCAATAA